A single Dasypus novemcinctus isolate mDasNov1 chromosome 4, mDasNov1.1.hap2, whole genome shotgun sequence DNA region contains:
- the DYNLT2B gene encoding dynein light chain Tctex-type protein 2B isoform X1 — protein sequence MASSAGVSFSVGDGVPETEKNAGESENTYTLRPVFQQRFRPSLVKDCIHAVLKEELASAVYSPEEMPQLTKRLSEHIKDKLKANYCELNTASGTQRGARGEEESLHGKLKVFLRCRAPSGLECLYKSSNPYKQKMRKRKMKIENVRTFLLLNFLMILNLKLFCLQLLH from the exons ATGGCTTCGTCGGCCGGCGTGAGCTTCTCCGTGGGTGACGGGGTGCCTGAAACTGAGAAGAACGCAGGGGAGTCCGAGAACACCTATACACTGCGGCCTGTTTTCCAGCAAAG gtttagaccCTCCCTGGTTAAAGACTGTATCCATGCTGTGCTCAAGGAGGAACTGGCAAGTGCTGTATATTCTCCAGAAGAAATGCCTCAGCTCACAAAACGTTTATCAGAACACATTAAGGATAAATTAAAAG CCAACTATTGTGAGCTGAATACAGCAagtggcacccaacgtggggctcgAGGGGAAGAAGAATCACTTCATGGGAAACTAAAGGTGTTCTTACGGTGCAGAGCCCCGAGTGGTTTGGAATGCCTTTACAAGTCTtcg aacccttacaaacagaagatgaggaagagaaaaatgaaaatagagaatgtGAGGACGTTTCTCCTActgaattttttgatgatactaaatctgaagttgttttgccttcagctccttcattaa
- the DYNLT2B gene encoding dynein light chain Tctex-type protein 2B isoform X5, whose product MASSAGVSFSVGDGVPETEKNAGESENTYTLRPVFQQRFRPSLVKDCIHAVLKEELASAVYSPEEMPQLTKRLSEHIKDKLKANYCELNTASGTQRGARGEEESLHGKLKVFLRCRAPSGLECLYKSSKWDLTDIKWWCK is encoded by the exons ATGGCTTCGTCGGCCGGCGTGAGCTTCTCCGTGGGTGACGGGGTGCCTGAAACTGAGAAGAACGCAGGGGAGTCCGAGAACACCTATACACTGCGGCCTGTTTTCCAGCAAAG gtttagaccCTCCCTGGTTAAAGACTGTATCCATGCTGTGCTCAAGGAGGAACTGGCAAGTGCTGTATATTCTCCAGAAGAAATGCCTCAGCTCACAAAACGTTTATCAGAACACATTAAGGATAAATTAAAAG CCAACTATTGTGAGCTGAATACAGCAagtggcacccaacgtggggctcgAGGGGAAGAAGAATCACTTCATGGGAAACTAAAGGTGTTCTTACGGTGCAGAGCCCCGAGTGGTTTGGAATGCCTTTACAAGTCTtcg